The nucleotide sequence CTGTTAATTGAGTAGCTTCTTCGATTCGTTTTCCAGTCGTACCTGTCGCAAAAAGAGAATGCTCCTGTAAAATGTGTTTATAGGCAATCGTAAAGTCCATCATCTCTTTCTTCTTTTCATCGTGCGCAATTAATGCAATATTCATGAGCTTCCCCTCATTCCATTAGGTTTTCTAACCCGTACACGAGCACATCTAACTCAAGCACCTGATCCACCGCAAGCTTAACCCCTGACATAAAAGATTCTCGGTGAAAAGAATCGTGTTTAATGGTAAGGTTTTGTCCAGAGTCCCCAAATACAACTTCTTGATGTGCAACTAGACCCGGTAGCCTTACGCTATGAATTCGCATTCCATCAAAGTCGGCTCCCCTAGCACCAGGAATCGTTTCTTTTTCATTAGGGTGACCTTGAGATTGGCTTTCACGAACTTCTTGAATCAACTCAGCTGTTTTCACAGCCGTACCAGATGGAGCATCGAGTTTTTGGTCATGGTGGCGCTCAATGATCTCAACATTCGGAAAATATTTAGCTGCCCACTTGGAAAATTGCATCATAAGAACGGCACCGATGGCGAA is from Radiobacillus kanasensis and encodes:
- the dapB gene encoding 4-hydroxy-tetrahydrodipicolinate reductase; translated protein: MNTVKIVVAGPRGKMGSEALRMIEKQESYELVACVDRKHGGWKVKDVEGLPVFDALIYENMDECLQTVEADVLIDLTTPEVGYKHTKSALEHGVRPVVGTTGFTTDQLDELTDLSEQKGLGAVIAPNFAIGAVLMMQFSKWAAKYFPNVEIIERHHDQKLDAPSGTAVKTAELIQEVRESQSQGHPNEKETIPGARGADFDGMRIHSVRLPGLVAHQEVVFGDSGQNLTIKHDSFHRESFMSGVKLAVDQVLELDVLVYGLENLME